Proteins co-encoded in one Arachis stenosperma cultivar V10309 chromosome 7, arast.V10309.gnm1.PFL2, whole genome shotgun sequence genomic window:
- the LOC130941723 gene encoding uncharacterized protein LOC130941723 isoform X2, which yields MDIFPYSVFYIFFEQYLDIWKIALINLAVALGAVFVVCLVITSSLWSSAIILLVLVMIVLDIMGVMAILGIQLNAVSVVNLVMSIGITVEFCVHIAHAFMVSTGDRSQRANFRLTICIVTHELVCVYRVSEHDIMNCVIVN from the exons ATGGATATATTTCCATACTCTGTGTTTTATATCTTCTTTGAACAATACCTAGACATATGGAAGATAGCGCTGATCAACCTTGCTGTAGCACTAG GTGCTGTTTTTGTGGTTTGTCTGGTCATTACATCCag CCTGTGGAGTTCAGCAATCATATTGCTTGTTCTGGTCATGATAGTCTTGGACATCATG GGTGTAATGGCGATTCTTGGTATTCAACTAAATGCGGTTTCTGTTGTTAACCTTGTTATGTCAATAGGGATTACAGTTGAGTTCTGTGTGCATATAGCACATGCATTCATG GTAAGCACGGGGGATAGGAGCCAAAGAGCAAATTTCAGGTTGACTATATGTATTGTTACACATGAACTAGTGTGTGTGTACAGAGTATCGGAGCACGACATCATGAATTGTGTGATAGTGAATTAA
- the LOC130941106 gene encoding receptor-like protein 9DC3, whose product MIGRSFTWSNRRRGDELIQERLDQFLVEVDWQQLYPNATVLRLLESGLDHSPLLLDSNHGGDIISEIEDKLKKALQNEESYWKDKSRVKWLKSDDQNTTFFHHKFRNRTRRNKIWQLTGSDGEVATSNAGIASVAESYFKDIFSSTCHENPEPLFTDFEPKVTAHMNHRLLGPVTMEEVKRATFNIHPQSAPGDNGHISAISSHSLQYLDLCRNKLQGNVPKSMFNLVNLTELCLSSKWSGSLYFSLFSKLQNLKALSLSGFNSLLLASETNVSYQFTNLLSLQLLQVDLTNISKILWKFPKLQTLVLSENKLEGNVPKWIHDIHSLERLKLSQNQLSSIGQFPWYQLKYLDLFNLLTDDNISFICNATSLQIVNLSHNKFKDTIPQCLANSPDLQDLDLPMNKFHGTLPSTFSRDLISLNPNGNQLEGHLPRSLSNCKDLIDLNLGNNQIEDTFPNWLQSLPYLEILVLQSNKLYGPIVSLKTKDMFPHLLIFDISSNHFSGQLPKVYIKSFQAMKSVVGVQTSFYYIKSSYVFITKEIEIEYHESMTATMKGLRTNFEKIPEFLVSIDLSSNRFEGEIPDDFGELHRLIGLNLSHNNLNGPVPHSLGNLSNLESLDLSSNMLTGKIPDELTNLISLEVLNLSSNHLEGTIPRGKQFDTFSNDSYEENMGLCGFPLSIQCNNNVPQQQYPSSEAEDKFGFGWKPVAIGYACGMVFGIGLGCCVFLNWKTSMACDHLWRQKN is encoded by the exons ATGATCGGAAGATCATTCACTTGGTCGAATAGACGGAGGGGTGATGAGTTGATACAGGAAAGACTGGACCAATTCCTGGTAGAAGTTGATTGGCAACAACTTTATCCCAATGCAACGGTTCTTAGACTGTTAGAATCAGGCTTAGATCACTCCCCTCTTCTCTTAGACTCTAATCATGGAGGCGACATCATTTCAGAAATAGAGGACAAACTTAAAAAAGCATTGCAAAATGAGGAATCTTATTGGAAAGATAAGTCTAGAGTCAAATGGCTTAAATCCGATGATCAGAATACAACTTTCTTCCATCATAAATTTAGAAATCGAACCCGAAGGAATAAAATTTGGCAACTAACTGGCAGTGATGGTGAAGTGGCTACTTCAAATGCTGGTATTGCTTCTGTGGCTGAATCTTATTTCAAGGATATCTTTTCCTCCACTTGTCATGAGAACCCTGAACCTCTGTTTACTGATTTTGAACCTAAGGTTACAGCTCACATGAACCATAGGCTTCTAGGACCAGTGACTATGGAGGAAGTGAAACGTGCAACATTTAACATTCATCCTCAAAGTGCTCCAGGAGATAATG GGCATATAAGTGCAATCTCATCCCATTCTTTACAGTATCTAGATTTATGCAGGAATAAGCTACAAGGAAATGTTCCAAAATCAATGTTTAACCTTGTAAACCTCACAGAGTTATGTTTGTCAAGCAAGTGGAGTGGTTCCCTCTACTTTTCACTTTTCTCCAAGCTTCAAAACCTTAAAGCTCTTTCTCTTTCAGGTTTTAATTCATTGTTATTAGCTTCTGAAACCAATGTAAGTTACCAGTTCACCAACTTGTTATCATTGCAGTTGCTACAGGTTGATTTAACTAATATTTCCAAAATCTTGTGGAAATTTCCAAAGTTGCAAACTCTCGTTTTGTCAGAAAACAAACTTGAAGGAAATGTGCCCAAATGGATACATGATATACATTCATTAGAGCGTTTGAAACTATCACAAAACCAATTGTCATCAATAGGCCAATTCCCATGGTATCAACTTAAATACCTTGATCTTTTCAATCTGCTAACCGATGACAATATTTCCTTTATCTGCAATGCAACTTCTCTCCAGATTGTCAACCTGTCACACAATAAGTTTAAAGATACCATTCCACAATGCCTTGCCAATTCACCAGATCTTCAGGATTTGGATTTACCGATGAATAAATTTCATGGTACTTTACCAAGTACATTTTCAAGGGATCTCATTTCATTAAATCCCAATGGGAACCAATTGGAAGGACATCTGCCTAGATCTCTATCCAACTGCAAAGATTTGATAGATTTGAATCTTGGCAACAATCAAATTGAGGATACATTTCCAAACTGGCTTCAAAGTTTACCGTATTTGGAAATATTAGTTTTACAATCCAATAAATTGTATGGGCCGATTGTCAGCTTGAAAACTAAAGATATGTTTCCCCATTTACTTATTTTTGATATCTCATCCAATCATTTTAGTGGTCAATTACCAAAAGTCTACATAAAAAGTTTTCAAGCTATGAAGAGTGTTGTTggagtgcaaacaagtttttATTACATCAAAAGTAGTTATGTCTTTATAACAAAGGAAATTGAGATAGAATACCATGAGTCTATGACTGCAACAATGAAAGGGCTTAGAACCAATTTTGAGAAAATTCCAGAATTTCTTGTAAGTATTGATTTATCAAGTAACAGATTTGAAGGAGAGATTCCAGATGATTTTGGGGAGCTTCATCGACTCATAGGCCTCAATCTTTCTCATAACAATCTCAATGGTCCTGTTCCTCACTCTCTGGGAAATTTGTCAAACCTCGAATCATTGGACCTCTCCTCAAATATGCTTACAGGGAAAATTCCTGATGAGTTGACCAATCTGATCTCTCTTGAAGTCTTGAATCTTTCCAGTAACCATCTTGAGGGAACAATACCTCGAGGGAAACAGTTTGATACATTTTCAAATGATTCCTATGAGGAAAACATGGGGCTATGTGGATTTCCATTGTCAATTCAATGCAACAACAATGTCCCTCAACAGCAATATCCATCTTCTGAGGCTGAAGACAAGTTTGGATTTGGTTGGAAACCAGTGGCAATAGGATATGCATGTGGAATGGTATTTGGAATTGGCTTGGGATGCTGTGTTTTTCTCAATTGGAAAACCTCAATGGCTTGTGATCATCTTTGGAGgcaaaagaattaa
- the LOC130941723 gene encoding uncharacterized protein LOC130941723 isoform X3, protein MSASLKMDIFPYSVFYIFFEQYLDIWKIALINLAVALGAVFVVCLVITSSLWSSAIILLVLVMIVLDIMGVMAILGKHGG, encoded by the exons ATGTCTGCTTCTTTGAAG ATGGATATATTTCCATACTCTGTGTTTTATATCTTCTTTGAACAATACCTAGACATATGGAAGATAGCGCTGATCAACCTTGCTGTAGCACTAG GTGCTGTTTTTGTGGTTTGTCTGGTCATTACATCCag CCTGTGGAGTTCAGCAATCATATTGCTTGTTCTGGTCATGATAGTCTTGGACATCATG GGTGTAATGGCGATTCTTG GTAAGCACGGGGGATAG
- the LOC130941107 gene encoding uncharacterized protein LOC130941107 translates to MCKNGTRPEFQLAAEGIEQAHVAAKLFQQELEANNIPLANVRICYSPFSRTKHTAQVVAAALNLPFEGPQCKVVEDLRERYFGPSFELLSHDKYAEIWEMDEKDPLVGPEGGESVKDVACRLTRAVTIMESEYEGCAILVVSHGDPLQILQTILLESIQQREHPNKDLASILSAVQVASILSQHRKYALVTGELRRVV, encoded by the exons ATGTGCAAAAACGGTACGCGCCCTGAATTCCAATTGGCTGCCGAGGGAATTGAACAAGCACACGTAGCTGCAAAACTTTTCCAACAG GAGCTGGAAGCAAATAATATACCACTTGCCAATGTACGCATTTGCTATTCTCCATTTTCAAGAACAAAACACACGGCTCAAGTTGTTGCAGCTGCGCTCAATCTTCCTTTTGAAGGCCCCCAGTGTAAG GTGGTGGAAGATCTCCGTGAGCGCTATTTTGGTCCTTCATTTGAACTTCTTTCACATGATAAG TATGCAGAGATTTGGGAAATGGATGAAAAGGATCCACTTGTTGGGCCAGAAGGAGGAGAAAGTGTCAAGGATGTTGCCTGTAGACTTACAAGAGCGGTGACAATTATGGAGTCAGAATATGAAGG TTGTGCCATTTTGGTTGTGAGCCACGGGGATCCCCTGCAGATCTTGCAGACAATTCTGCTTGAATCTATACAACAACGGGAACACCCTAACAAGGACTTAGCATCAATTCTAAGTGCAGTTCAAGTAGCATCAATCTTATCCCAGCACCGTAAATATGCTCTGGTAACCGGAGAGCTCAGGCGAGTCGTTTGA
- the LOC130941723 gene encoding uncharacterized protein LOC130941723 isoform X1, translating to MSASLKMDIFPYSVFYIFFEQYLDIWKIALINLAVALGAVFVVCLVITSSLWSSAIILLVLVMIVLDIMGVMAILGIQLNAVSVVNLVMSIGITVEFCVHIAHAFMVSTGDRSQRANFRLTICIVTHELVCVYRVSEHDIMNCVIVN from the exons ATGTCTGCTTCTTTGAAG ATGGATATATTTCCATACTCTGTGTTTTATATCTTCTTTGAACAATACCTAGACATATGGAAGATAGCGCTGATCAACCTTGCTGTAGCACTAG GTGCTGTTTTTGTGGTTTGTCTGGTCATTACATCCag CCTGTGGAGTTCAGCAATCATATTGCTTGTTCTGGTCATGATAGTCTTGGACATCATG GGTGTAATGGCGATTCTTGGTATTCAACTAAATGCGGTTTCTGTTGTTAACCTTGTTATGTCAATAGGGATTACAGTTGAGTTCTGTGTGCATATAGCACATGCATTCATG GTAAGCACGGGGGATAGGAGCCAAAGAGCAAATTTCAGGTTGACTATATGTATTGTTACACATGAACTAGTGTGTGTGTACAGAGTATCGGAGCACGACATCATGAATTGTGTGATAGTGAATTAA